The sequence below is a genomic window from Bacillales bacterium.
GCGGGAAACAAGCTGCGAAGACAATTGAAGCGTGAACTTCCGAACGCCAAGCATTTATACATTCGAAAAATGCATAAAGAAGTGGCAAGGACGCCGGTTCCGGATTTGATCAAGGTACTGGAACACGCTCATTTTCAAGTGAACGACGATCCTCTCATAAAACATGAAGGAGACCTGCTATGTTACGAAACCTATCAGCCGAACAATTGCAACAAATGAACGAGGGGAACTCCCTCGTTTATTTTTATACGCCGTTGTGCGGAACGTGTGCGAAAGCGGAACGGTTGTTGAACTTAACGCTTGAAGCGATGCCCGGCGTTTGCGTTTATGCCTGCAATCTCAATTTCGCTCCCGAAGTTGCCATACGCTGGAAAATCGAAAGTGTGCCGTGCCTCATTCGGCTGCGCAACGGGGATGCAGAAGCCATTTGTTATGCTTTCGAACCGCTGACCCGAATTTATGATTTTATCAAAAAACATGCCAATTAATATTCATAACATTCCGACATAATAAGGCTGTTTTACAAAAGTTAACGGGCATTGACGTTTGTCATTAAATTGTAGCTTCAGAGGACTGCCATACATGGTATAACTGTAATAGGAATAAAAAGTTGGCGAGGTGGTTCTTATGAAGGCGTTACAACTAGATACATTCGTCGATCAACCATCGAGATTGAGTATAGAAGAAAAAGTAAATTATATACAATCTGGGAATGAAAAATTAAGAAACCAATTAATTGGAGATTATCAACCTTTTATAAAAAAAGTCGCTTCGAAAGTATGTAATCATTACGTTGACCAATCGATGGACGAATACAGTGTGGGACTATACGCGTTTAACGAATCAATTGATCAGTACCAGTCTGGACAAGGTTCGCGTTTTCTCACGTTTGCCGATATGGTCATACGTCGAAGAATCATTGATTTCATCCGGAAAGAAATGCGCCAGAAACGAGCATTGTTGTTCGAACAGGAAGAAGAAGCGGACGATGCGCGCGCGGAAGAAAGCTATCCGGAATTAAAAGCGGCGATGGATCACTTCGAAGCGCAAAGGGAGAACGAGAATCGGGCTTATGAAATTGAAGAATACAAGAAAACGCTAAAGCAATACGGCATCACTTTTAAATGTTTAAGCAAGCAATGTCCAAAGCATCGAGACGCACGCGAAAACGCAAAAATCATCGCTAAAGAACTCGCGAATGACGAACGGCTCTCCAAGTACTTAATCGAGAAAAAGCAGCTTCCGATCAAAGAATTGCTTTCACGGGTTTCCTGCAGTCGCAAAACGATTGAACGCAACCGAAAATATATAATAGCGGCTGCTCTCATCTATTTAGGAGATTTTGTCGAGCTGCAAGCTTACATTGAGCCTTAATCTTTGATAACATAAGGTGTGGTCGAGAACGACGGTCACATTTCTTTGGCGATGAGCCGGAAGGAGGACACCCGGTTGAAACGCGGCGTAGTCATGGAAGTGAAGCGGAACAAGGGGATTGTATTAACCGATGAAGGGCATTTTAAGAAGATTCATTTCAGAGGGAACGTGCCGGAAATCGGACAAGAAATTATCCTCCCATGGTCAGCCGAATCGAAACCAAGGTGGGTTCCTCTTATATCTTTTGCGGCATTGTTACTCATATTATTCGTTTTGGGAAGCAGCTATTTTCCATTTGAAGACCGAAAGGCTGCAGCCTATGTCAGTTATGACGTAAATCCAAGCTTCTCCGCTTCCGTAGACGAACAATTGCAAGTTCTTTCTGTTTACACGTGGAATGAAGATGCGGCGCGGCTGTTTGAAGGTTGGGATTCCTATCGTTCGATGGAGCTGCGGGAATTTTCCAATGCGGTCTTGCGAAAGTTGACGGCTGCGGGTTATTTGCATGAACAAAATCACTTGTACATCGCGACTTCGGTGTTGGTGGAGGATGAGGAAAAGCGTGAATCGCTGGCGACGGTTTTGCGCGACCGCTTGCAAACGATTCGTTCCGAGGCGTTGGCGGAACACCCCGGGGTCGATTTTACCGTTCGTGAAGCTTCTCCGGAAATTGCGAAGCAAGCGAAGGCCAACGGTGTGTCACTCGGCAAGTACTTGCTCTACTTGGAAGCAAAGAAAAGCGGTAAGCCTTTATCCATCGATCATATTCAAACGTTATCGGTTTCCGATATCGAGCATCAGTTGAAGAAAAGCGACCCTGTCGTGATCAAAAGAAAGACGAAGCACGCAGAAGCTGTTCCAAATACGAACGAACGCCGGCAACCAGCATCCGGGATACACGACAACTCCATTGCGGAGCCCCCGAATGCGGTATTTCGCATTGAAACGTCGGAAATTGAAATGATGAAAAAATGGCAAAGAAACGGAAGAGATAAAAGCAAAAAAGGCGATGAACGAAAACATCGGCAGGGAAAACAGCACGGGAAAGCATCAAGGGGAAACCATCATGTGCCGAAGAAACGCGGCCACGAAAAATCATCCTCTGCGGGCAAAAAGCAACATTCGGAAAAGACAGGTTGATTCCTTTATATAAAAAGGAATCGGCCTGTTTTTATTTTTTGTGGAGCATTTGCTCAACGGCCAGGGCTATATCCATGAATGAAGCTTTGTCGTCGAAGCGATGGGTGATTTCGTGATCACGATTTAACAATACCGTGTATGGAACGCTGTTGCAGCCGTAAGCTTCGTAAGTCAACAAATCTTGGTCGCGAAGAACCGGGAACGAAAACGCTTGTTCTTCTGCAAATCGAACGCCGTCGTCGGGATCCCCTTCTCGGCCGGTTACGTTGATTGTTACCATCGAAAAGTCATCTCTCGTCGAGGTGGCTTGGTAAAACGTTTCTTTTTTCGGCAAATCCTTCAAACAGTCAGGGCACCACGAAACCCAAAATGTAATCAGCATGGTTCGGCCGCGAAAATCTTCGAGTGAAACGAGCCGACCCGTTTGATAGTCGAGTAAAGAAAATTCGGGAGCTTTTTCCTTTTTTTCTAGTTGCGTCATGGCCAATCCCCCCTTCCGGTTGCGTTTGGTTTTTACCATTGTAACACGGTGTACCCGCCGAAAAAAATATTTATAAAATCGATTGACAAAAATTCCGGCCCGTGCTAATATCTCACTTAACTTGATGAAAACTTTATAACGATTCACAACTTTGAAACTCTTATCAAGAGCGGCGGAGGGACTGGCCCTATGAAGCCCGGCAACCGCCCGGCACTCAATTCGCGTTTTCGCGCTTGCGGAAATTTGAATTGAGTGCCGGGAATGGTGCCAATTCCTGATAGATAAGAGGGGAATGACATACGATCCGTACATGACACCCCTTCTGAATCTTCAGGAGGGGTTTTTCTTATGGGCAGGACAGCTGCAAATCCATTTTTATTCAAGGAGTGGGAGAATGACAAAACAAACAGACAGCTATCGGTTGGAGACTTTATTGCTGCATGGAGGGCAGGCGCCGGACCCGACGACCGGATCCCGTGCCGTCCCTTTGTATCAAACGACTTCGTACGTTTTTCATGACACTGAACATGCACAACAATTGTTCGGTCTCGACGAACCGGGGAATATTTACTCGCGCATCGGCAATCCGACGGTCGATGTGTTTGAAAAAAGGATGGCTTTGTTGGAAGACGGCGTGGCGGCGCTGGCTACCGCGTCGGGCATGGCAGCGATCTCGACGAGCATTTTGAACCTTGCGCAAGCGGGGGATGAGATCGTGGCGGCTTCCAATCTGTACGGCGGCACATACAATTTGTTTTCGACGACGTTGCCGAAATACGGCATTCAAGTGAAATTCGTCGATCCAACTGATCCGGAAAATTTCCGCAACGCGATTACGCCGAAAACGAAGGCGCTGTTTGCCGAGATTATCGGCAATCCAAGTTTACACGTGCTTGACGTTGAAGCGGTTGCCGACGTTGCCCACGAAGCAGGTATTCCGTTAATCGTCGACAATACGTTCGCTACGCCATATTTGTGTCAGCCGATTAAATGGGGCGCTGACATCGTCGTACATTCCGCCACGAAATGGATTGGAGGGCACGGAACTTCCATTGGCGGCGTCATCGTTGACGGCGGACGGTTCAATTGGAACAGCGACAAATTCCCGGGATTTACTGAACCTGACGAAAGCTACCACGGAATCCGGTATGCGGTCGATTTTGCCACGCTAGCTTTCATTACGAAAGCGCGCGTTCAGCTGCTGCGTGATTTCGGTTCGTGTTTAAGCCCGTTTAACGCTTTTCTGCTGCTGCAAGGATTAGAAACGCTTCATTTGCGGGTGAACCAACATAATCGAAATACCGAGGAATTAGCCGTATTTTTACAAGATCATCCTGCTGTGGAATGGGTTTCCTATCCCGGGGTGGAAGGTCACCCGGCTCACGAATTGGCGAAAAAATATTTAAACGGCGGTTTCGGTTCGATTATCGTATTCGGAATTAAAGGCGGACGCGAAGCGGGAACGAAGTTGATTGACAATGTCTCTTTATGGTCGCATTTGGCAAATGTCGGTGACGCAAAGTCGTTGATCATCCATCCGGCCTCGACCACGCACCAACAGCTTTCCGCCGACGACTTGAAGTTGAGCGGGGTTACGGAGGAAATGGTCCGTCTGTCGGTAGGCATCGAATCGACGGAAGATTTGAAGAATGATTTGCGTCAGGCGTTGTATAAAGCAACCGGCTTGCCGGAGAGCGGAAATGAGAAGAAGACGATCACAGTCAATGACGAAGGAGTTATCCGCTGGGGGTTGGAGTCGTCTTTGTTGAAAGAAGGAGAGGAGGCGCAGCGCAAAAAAACGATTGCCGTCGTCGGCTTAAGCGGAAATGAAGCGCGTCCGAGCCATCGGTTGGCAAGAAAAATGCAGCGGCTCGGCTTCAAAATCATCCCGGTCAATCCGAAAGCCGACGAGATTCTCGGGGAAAAGGCTTATCCGGATTTAAAGTCCATTCCCGGCCCGATCGACATTGTCCAAGTGTTTCGCAGCCCGGAAGCGGCGGTCGAAGTTGCGAAAGAAGCGGTTGAAGTCCGTCCGAAAATTTTCTGGCTTCAAGAAGGCGTCATTTCCGAGCCGGCCGTTGCGATTGCGAAAGAAGCGGGCATTGAAGTCGTCCACAATCGTTGCACCTACAAAGAAGCACAACGGCTGCGGGGAACGATTTCGACTTACGCTCCGGAGCAGTCTTAAAGTGAATCATGCGGGGAATTTCTCCGCAAGCAAAATTAAATGAGTGGAGTGGAGAGATAAAATGGCTAAGAAAAAAATCTATGCCTTTACGTTGCTTGTTGTACTTGCAGCAGTGTTGATATCTGGGTGTTCTTCGACCGCGAAAGGCGGCAGCGAAAAATTACCAAAACAAATCACGCTCGATTATGCTTACTATTCGCCGACCAGTCTCGTCTTGAAAAAGTTCGGCTGGGTGGAAGAAGCTTTCAAGGAAAAAGACGTTGAAGTGAAATGGGTACTGAGCCAAGGAAGCAACAAAGCACTGCAGTTTATCACGAGCGGGAGTGCGGACTTTACATCCTCGGCTGGCGCGGCTGCGCTGATGGCCAAAGCCAAAGGAGCGCCGATCGAAGATGTATACATCTATTCGAAACCGGAATGGACGGCGCTCGTGACGACGAAAGATTCGCCGATTGACAGCGTTGAAGATTTAAAAGGGAAAAAAATTGCCGCCACGCTCGGTACAGATCCTTATATCTTTTTGCTGCGCGCTTTGCATACCGAAGGGTTAACGCCAAAGGACGTCAAAATCGTCAACTTGCAACACGGAGACGGGGCGACCGCGCTTTCTAAAGGGGAAGTCGATGCTTGGGCGGGACTGGATCCGTTTATGGCGAAATTGCAATTGGAAGAAGGAGCGAAGCTTTTTTTCCGCAAACCGGATTTTAATACGTATGGGGTTTTGAACGTTCGCACGGCATATGCAGAGAAACATCCAGAGGTCGTCGAGACGGTAATTGAACAATATGAAAAAGCAAGAAAATGGGCGATCGCCCACCGTGAGGAAACCGCTCAAATATTGGCGGACGCGGCCCATATCGATTTGCCGGTTGCGAAGCGTGAGTTGAAAAGAAACGATTTTTCTGATCCGACGCCGGGAGAAGAGCAGTTTGCGTCAATCGTTGCGGCTGGCAAAATCTTGCAAGATGTCGACGTTATCGATTCCGAACTGAACGTCCAAAACTTGACGAAACAATTGCTGAATCCGGAATACGTCGAGGCAGTTGTGAAAGGAGCCGGCGAATGATCAACAAAAAGGCAATCGAACAGACGGAACGACGTCCGTTGCGTTTGCCGAGCAACGGGAAGACGAAGGGCAGACGAGGCGCTGCTGAGAAATGGAAGATGGTTGCACTCAGCAGCGCGGTTCCCGTGCTTGTCCTTGCTCTGTGGCAATTTTTATGCGCCGTCGGTGTCTTTAAACCGTATTTGTTGCCGGCGCCGACCGTAATCGTGCAGACGATCATTGATTTAGCCGAAGATGGCGCGTTGTGGGGGCATATCTCGATTACCTTGTTCCGGGTGTTTGCTGGTTTTTTGTTAGGAGTCGCTGTCGCAGTCCTATTCGGACTTGTCGCAGGTTTAAGCAAAACAGGCGAAGTTTTATTTGATCCAATGTTTCAAGCGTTCCGTTCAATCCCGTCTCTTGCATGGGTGCCGCTGTTCATCTTATGGTTTCAAATCGGCGAGACTTCTAAGGTGTTGTTGATTGCTGTCGGCGTATTTTTCCCCGTTTACTTGAATATCATGAGCGGAATTCACGGGGTCGACCGCAAATTGGTGGAAGTCGGAAAAATTTACGGACTGCATCCGATCGAACGAATTCGCCGAATAATATTACCTGCGGCGATGCCCGCTTTCTTGACAGGACTCAGAGGGGGTCTTGGGCTTGGGTGGATGTTCGTTGTGGCTGCGGAAATCATGGGTTCAAGCCAAGGGCTCGGTTATTTGCTCGTAGTCGGTCAAAATACGTATTCTCCCGCGGTTGTCATGGCGAGTATCGTCCTGTTTGCTGTCCTGGGAAAGGTGACGGACGCACTATTGAAACAAATCGAAAAGAAAACGTTGCATTGGCAGGACGGAATTCAGAGAGGGTGACAGGCATGCTTCAATTAGAAAATGTCACAAAGACTTTTTCGGAAGGGACGACGGCATTCCGGGACATCGGCTTGACGGCAAGGAAAGGCGAGATTATCGGTATCCTCGGGACGAGCGGCTGCGGCAAAAGCACGTTGCTGCGAACGATCTCCGGACTTGACGACCATTACGAAGGAACGATCAAAATTGAAGGAGAGGTTTCGCGCGGGCTGAATGACAAAATCGGCTCGATCTTTCAAGAACCGCGATTAATGCCATGGTTAAACGTAATTGACAACGTTACGTTCGGTTTAAAAGGAAAGCGATCGGAAAAAGTGAAAGCGGCAAAACGGTTTCTTCGGCTTGTCGGGTTGGAAGGAGCCGAAGGAAGGTTTCCGCGTGAGCTGTCTGGAGGAATGGCACAACGGGTGGCCATCGCTCGCGCACTCGTCACTTCACCGGAAATTTTATTGCTCGATGAGCCGTTCAGTGCGCTCGATGCTTTCACGAAAATGAAATTGCAGGATTTGCTCCTCGACATTTGGGCGGAAACGAAGGCGACCTTAGTGATTGTTACGCACGATATTGACGAAGCTTTGCATCTATGTGATCGCGTGTTAATTCTTCGCGGACAACCCGGCGCTGTATTTAAGGAAATCAAAGTGAGCCGGAAGCGGCCGCGAGCGCGCGGAGATAACGAGCTTGCCATTATTAAAGAGGAAATTTTGACGATTCTCGATTTGTCCCGCTCGGTTCATAACAAGAGTCAAGAAAAGTTTGCTTAATACGATCGACGGGAGGGAATGAAATGACGGAGACGAAGGTGGAGGCCGAAGTGCAATACGGCACGATCGGCATCGGTCCGTTCACCCTTGAGTCAGGTTCGGTGATCGATGATGTAGTCATCGCCTATGAACGAACCGGTCCGAGAAACGCGCCGGTAGTGTTCGTATGTCACGCACTGACGGGGAACCAATTTGCCGTCGGGACTGACCATGAACCGGGGTGGTGGTCCGGTTTAATTGGACCCGGAAAAACGATCGACACCGATGAATGGCAAGTCATTACGATGAATGTTTTGGGCGGTTGCAACGGATCAACGGGTCCTGCAAGCATCGATCCAAATACAGGACAACCGTATCGCGCGAATTTTCCTTTTGTGACGGTGAGAGATATCGTCTGCGCCCATTTTCAAGCACTGAAGCTGCTTGGTGTCGAGCGGCTGCGGGCGGTCATCGGCGCTTCGCTCGGGGGCATGCAAGTCTTGGAATGGGGCATCCAATATCCCAGATTTGTTGAACGGATCATTCCGATGGCGGTGACCCCGTATTTGAGTGATTATGCCGTTGCTTACAACGCTATGGCGAGATTGGCCATTCAACAAGATCCAAATTGGAAGGACGGCTTTTATTCAGAGGAGCAACCGCCGGCCAGCGGCATCGGATTAGCAAGGATGATCGGTATGGTCACTTATCGAACGCCGGCGATGTTCAACGGCCGGTTTAAACGTGAACGATTTCAAGAATGGGGGCAGGATCATCGCGAACTTGCTTTTGATGTCGAATCGTATCTTGTTTATCAAGGGGAAAAACTTTCTCGCCGATTCGATGCCAACAGTTATTTATATTTATTGAAAGCGATGGACAGCCACGATATTGGGCGCGGGCGGGGAGGTTGGCAACAAGCATTGCAGCTTTGCCGTGCGCCGCTGTTTGCGTTCAGTTTTCAAGGCGATTTGCTCTATCCGCCGGATCCATTAAAGCAATTGGCCGATTGGCATCGAAACGCCGGGAAGGAAGCGCACTTTTTTGAAGTCGAAACGAAATTTGGCCATGACGGGTTTCTCGTCGAATTCGAGCGTTGGGCATGGAAGCTGAAGGGGTGTTTGCATGGCGATTAAAGTGGCGCTTCTTGGATTCGGGACGGTCGGCCAAGGGGTGTACGAGACGATCAAGGAGCAACGGGAAAAGCTGTATCGTTTAATCGGCGAAGACATTGAAGTAGCCGCAGTACTTGTGAAAAACGACGAGAAACCCCGGTCGCTCCCCGATACAGTGCTGGTTACGACTGATTTTGACGAAATCGCATCGGTGAACGGCCTTCAAGTTGCTGTGGAGGCGATCGTCGGTGTCGAACCGGCTTTTCGTTACAATCTTGCTCTTTTGAAAAAAGGGGTACATGTAATTTCGGCAAACAAAGAATGTGTCGCTCGTGAAGGAGCGGTGTTGGAAGCGGCCGCCGACAGAGCTGGAGTCCGTTTTTGTTACGAGGCGTCGGTTGCCGGCGGCATTCCGGTCGTTCGAACGTTGCAAGATTTGCTTAAGGTCAATGCGATCGTCAAAATCGAAGCGATTCTCAACGGAACATCCAATTTCATCTTAAGCGAAAGAAGAAAACGGGGAACATCTTTGAACGATGCACTCGATGCGGCCAGAAAACAAGGGTTTGCCGAGGCGGATTCGGCCAAAGATGTCGAAGGGTGGGACGCTTTTTATAAAATCATGATTTTGGCGAGGCTGGCCGGCGCACGGCAACTTTCCTGGGAAGGATCCGAGAGGATCGGAATCACCAACCTTTCGACAGATGACTTGGCCAAGGCTAAACAGAAAGGATTAAGAATCAAACTGCTTGCCACTTTTGAAAGAACGTCACAGAGTCCCCAAATCGCAGTACGACCTGTTTTTCTTTCGGAAGAGCATCCATTGTATGCCGTCGAAGGCGTGGATAACGCTGTCGTGATTTACGGCGACATTGTTGGGAGAATCGTCTTGCAAGGTCCGGGTGCGGGCGCAAAACCGACGGCGAGCGCGATTATCGAAGATCTCGTTTCCCTGTTTACCGAAAATCGCCTCAAACGATTTTTAACGGAGGAGCCCGTGCAAGTTTTGCATTGACACGATCTTTTTCGGCATGATTTGTGGATAACATCGCGTTTTTTCCTCATACTAAGCGTAAAAAAACGGAATGGAGGAAACGTGATGGAACGTCAAGTGCAGTTTCAAACGCCGACAGATGCGGCATTACATGATTATAAGGAAGGATTGGGCACGTTCACGAAACACATGCCTGAGCTGGCAGAGAGGTTTAATGCGTTTACAGAAACGTGTTTTGCTGAGGGAAAACTGAGCAAGAAAGAAAAACAGCTGATGGCGCTCGCAATCAGTCTGTACGCGCAAGACGAATACTGCATTATTTACCATACAAAAGGTTGTCTCGACCAAGGGTGTTCCAAGGAAGAAATGTTCGAAGCGGTCGGCGTCGCTTCTGCTTTCGGCGGCGGGGCGGCGATGAGTCAATCGGTCACGTTGTTGCAGCAAACGATTCACGATTTGAGCGAAGGCAAATTGTTGAGAATGTAAGGAATTCAAAGGGATTCGGAGGATTTTTGTTCGAAAACCGAATGTAATCCCTTTCATGCCGGTGAATGATTATGCACGGGTAAGAATCGATTCATGCGTCGTTTTCGTTCGTTTGAGAATCATGGTAAGGTTTTAATGTGTTGAAAAAATCCCTTTGAAAGGAATTGATTCATTATTCAACAGCACCGCATTGACCTCAACCATACTAATGAAATGGAGAAGGCGATGTACAAGGCTCATGGAATCGGCTTTGCCGAATACGGACGGAGCTTGGAAAACCGTTTGAAAGTCGAAAAGGAACGAGAAAAAAGCTACCAAAAAAGCATGAAATTGATCTACGAACATGAACGGAAAATCGCGACCTAATACATTTTGATTCGAGAAGGAAGGAACCGGCCTTTGATGCACGGTTCCTTTTTTCGTTTATATTGGCTCGACTAACCGTTCCATTTGTTCCGGAACTCGCTTAGTGCGAGAAGCGGCCAAATTTCGTCGTAGCTGTGATAGCGAATGTAAAATTCACCGGGTAAACCGATACCCGTGGGATATGAGATTTCTTCGGCACGATGTGTTTTCGTTAAAAAGAGGCATCCTTTTTCCACCTCCGGAGAAACATC
It includes:
- a CDS encoding toprim domain-containing protein, encoding MRLELDKLIIVEGKTDKEKLLPLLNEPVQIVCTHGTVGTEQMEELIELTERQEEVFILVDADSAGNKLRRQLKRELPNAKHLYIRKMHKEVARTPVPDLIKVLEHAHFQVNDDPLIKHEGDLLCYETYQPNNCNK
- a CDS encoding thioredoxin family protein; protein product: MLRNLSAEQLQQMNEGNSLVYFYTPLCGTCAKAERLLNLTLEAMPGVCVYACNLNFAPEVAIRWKIESVPCLIRLRNGDAEAICYAFEPLTRIYDFIKKHAN
- the sigI gene encoding RNA polymerase sigma-I factor, with the protein product MKALQLDTFVDQPSRLSIEEKVNYIQSGNEKLRNQLIGDYQPFIKKVASKVCNHYVDQSMDEYSVGLYAFNESIDQYQSGQGSRFLTFADMVIRRRIIDFIRKEMRQKRALLFEQEEEADDARAEESYPELKAAMDHFEAQRENENRAYEIEEYKKTLKQYGITFKCLSKQCPKHRDARENAKIIAKELANDERLSKYLIEKKQLPIKELLSRVSCSRKTIERNRKYIIAAALIYLGDFVELQAYIEP
- a CDS encoding anti-sigma factor domain-containing protein; this encodes MKRGVVMEVKRNKGIVLTDEGHFKKIHFRGNVPEIGQEIILPWSAESKPRWVPLISFAALLLILFVLGSSYFPFEDRKAAAYVSYDVNPSFSASVDEQLQVLSVYTWNEDAARLFEGWDSYRSMELREFSNAVLRKLTAAGYLHEQNHLYIATSVLVEDEEKRESLATVLRDRLQTIRSEALAEHPGVDFTVREASPEIAKQAKANGVSLGKYLLYLEAKKSGKPLSIDHIQTLSVSDIEHQLKKSDPVVIKRKTKHAEAVPNTNERRQPASGIHDNSIAEPPNAVFRIETSEIEMMKKWQRNGRDKSKKGDERKHRQGKQHGKASRGNHHVPKKRGHEKSSSAGKKQHSEKTG
- a CDS encoding TlpA disulfide reductase family protein, with product MTQLEKKEKAPEFSLLDYQTGRLVSLEDFRGRTMLITFWVSWCPDCLKDLPKKETFYQATSTRDDFSMVTINVTGREGDPDDGVRFAEEQAFSFPVLRDQDLLTYEAYGCNSVPYTVLLNRDHEITHRFDDKASFMDIALAVEQMLHKK
- a CDS encoding PLP-dependent aspartate aminotransferase family protein translates to MTKQTDSYRLETLLLHGGQAPDPTTGSRAVPLYQTTSYVFHDTEHAQQLFGLDEPGNIYSRIGNPTVDVFEKRMALLEDGVAALATASGMAAISTSILNLAQAGDEIVAASNLYGGTYNLFSTTLPKYGIQVKFVDPTDPENFRNAITPKTKALFAEIIGNPSLHVLDVEAVADVAHEAGIPLIVDNTFATPYLCQPIKWGADIVVHSATKWIGGHGTSIGGVIVDGGRFNWNSDKFPGFTEPDESYHGIRYAVDFATLAFITKARVQLLRDFGSCLSPFNAFLLLQGLETLHLRVNQHNRNTEELAVFLQDHPAVEWVSYPGVEGHPAHELAKKYLNGGFGSIIVFGIKGGREAGTKLIDNVSLWSHLANVGDAKSLIIHPASTTHQQLSADDLKLSGVTEEMVRLSVGIESTEDLKNDLRQALYKATGLPESGNEKKTITVNDEGVIRWGLESSLLKEGEEAQRKKTIAVVGLSGNEARPSHRLARKMQRLGFKIIPVNPKADEILGEKAYPDLKSIPGPIDIVQVFRSPEAAVEVAKEAVEVRPKIFWLQEGVISEPAVAIAKEAGIEVVHNRCTYKEAQRLRGTISTYAPEQS
- a CDS encoding aliphatic sulfonate ABC transporter substrate-binding protein, producing MAKKKIYAFTLLVVLAAVLISGCSSTAKGGSEKLPKQITLDYAYYSPTSLVLKKFGWVEEAFKEKDVEVKWVLSQGSNKALQFITSGSADFTSSAGAAALMAKAKGAPIEDVYIYSKPEWTALVTTKDSPIDSVEDLKGKKIAATLGTDPYIFLLRALHTEGLTPKDVKIVNLQHGDGATALSKGEVDAWAGLDPFMAKLQLEEGAKLFFRKPDFNTYGVLNVRTAYAEKHPEVVETVIEQYEKARKWAIAHREETAQILADAAHIDLPVAKRELKRNDFSDPTPGEEQFASIVAAGKILQDVDVIDSELNVQNLTKQLLNPEYVEAVVKGAGE
- a CDS encoding ABC transporter permease, translated to MVALSSAVPVLVLALWQFLCAVGVFKPYLLPAPTVIVQTIIDLAEDGALWGHISITLFRVFAGFLLGVAVAVLFGLVAGLSKTGEVLFDPMFQAFRSIPSLAWVPLFILWFQIGETSKVLLIAVGVFFPVYLNIMSGIHGVDRKLVEVGKIYGLHPIERIRRIILPAAMPAFLTGLRGGLGLGWMFVVAAEIMGSSQGLGYLLVVGQNTYSPAVVMASIVLFAVLGKVTDALLKQIEKKTLHWQDGIQRG
- a CDS encoding ABC transporter ATP-binding protein, translating into MLQLENVTKTFSEGTTAFRDIGLTARKGEIIGILGTSGCGKSTLLRTISGLDDHYEGTIKIEGEVSRGLNDKIGSIFQEPRLMPWLNVIDNVTFGLKGKRSEKVKAAKRFLRLVGLEGAEGRFPRELSGGMAQRVAIARALVTSPEILLLDEPFSALDAFTKMKLQDLLLDIWAETKATLVIVTHDIDEALHLCDRVLILRGQPGAVFKEIKVSRKRPRARGDNELAIIKEEILTILDLSRSVHNKSQEKFA
- a CDS encoding homoserine O-acetyltransferase, whose protein sequence is MTETKVEAEVQYGTIGIGPFTLESGSVIDDVVIAYERTGPRNAPVVFVCHALTGNQFAVGTDHEPGWWSGLIGPGKTIDTDEWQVITMNVLGGCNGSTGPASIDPNTGQPYRANFPFVTVRDIVCAHFQALKLLGVERLRAVIGASLGGMQVLEWGIQYPRFVERIIPMAVTPYLSDYAVAYNAMARLAIQQDPNWKDGFYSEEQPPASGIGLARMIGMVTYRTPAMFNGRFKRERFQEWGQDHRELAFDVESYLVYQGEKLSRRFDANSYLYLLKAMDSHDIGRGRGGWQQALQLCRAPLFAFSFQGDLLYPPDPLKQLADWHRNAGKEAHFFEVETKFGHDGFLVEFERWAWKLKGCLHGD
- a CDS encoding homoserine dehydrogenase, which produces MAIKVALLGFGTVGQGVYETIKEQREKLYRLIGEDIEVAAVLVKNDEKPRSLPDTVLVTTDFDEIASVNGLQVAVEAIVGVEPAFRYNLALLKKGVHVISANKECVAREGAVLEAAADRAGVRFCYEASVAGGIPVVRTLQDLLKVNAIVKIEAILNGTSNFILSERRKRGTSLNDALDAARKQGFAEADSAKDVEGWDAFYKIMILARLAGARQLSWEGSERIGITNLSTDDLAKAKQKGLRIKLLATFERTSQSPQIAVRPVFLSEEHPLYAVEGVDNAVVIYGDIVGRIVLQGPGAGAKPTASAIIEDLVSLFTENRLKRFLTEEPVQVLH
- a CDS encoding carboxymuconolactone decarboxylase family protein encodes the protein MERQVQFQTPTDAALHDYKEGLGTFTKHMPELAERFNAFTETCFAEGKLSKKEKQLMALAISLYAQDEYCIIYHTKGCLDQGCSKEEMFEAVGVASAFGGGAAMSQSVTLLQQTIHDLSEGKLLRM